From a region of the Apis cerana isolate GH-2021 linkage group LG13, AcerK_1.0, whole genome shotgun sequence genome:
- the LOC107998799 gene encoding uncharacterized protein LOC107998799 isoform X7, translated as MPLKIESGTYTVNPVAKKNVSKFLLWKHWRRSVHKERGDEDRRRASGQTRGGGEVAGLEDVGDCCAATLTPSVPGAAGIRSNRRTRPLSLAVQPLNYRRLDPDPKIAINIVTSHHPNMTSQESIGSCSLDVDQSASDRSENTIDTISKKTLHSLNLSCNGDSVSSSDNLANGSSETLQKSHLTPDEKLNVSNGHRSSPEPEQLTVKKPSYLGLACSISGYSGINRYDSKLREGFRSRDSSPGTRLITRDTSPASFRSNEYLNVPAHPHPPKSQSISPLAMDRQNGFSNGLKEECKVEAYRESRNSIGIYQGYSEVDKGVLTTFPEISPVISSTPTKRSPGVSQMMSCSQQQNKHFSVTSPKRDAASLASASLNETNVLNGSTEEVGSQVLTNTPSSEKSFIQQRVERLYGPGALAQGFFFKRSNTRLNTSDSISNKSSNNNDVSVENANTEESLKNLPVLRHLRPEFRAQLPVVSPRRPTDGSEQILKPLQRVSPVSRKVEQKAKIPAATNLDGNLSDSNAQELSSSVTSIPDQQPAAPKVVLPVLESSASSTNVAKQVQEAEKTVEEKNGHYFMKLLKQETDRLLSLAALAEAELSSSGDSVPLPEEAAGKLRSAAGKARLLASQKMQQFEGLCQKNINQVPGEEFPTTNEDLAGFWDMVMLQVVQVNELFDQIEKLRSSQWQEVRSVSVHPQTIDSLKPLENNFYSHENSVNNNVKPAELPIRKYCSQSVTAKRVRFDDKIFVREEKPNYVKKDSSVSQIQFPLEARLCDDVFQGLNFPQNLEKHGDYCEDYDLDYESDPFLCESLNEIKSVENDSIPLNPCTSYVINYVKSLQPDVNSFYFENVAPSYDKYNLYSDEDFLEKDFSRKFEVIYKKQNDELNQKKDKDYYCDKGQNDSFTKNRQSDVQEKKSSTHSDGKCISQFHKKSIAEEKKLENVRPKAKSCSPVGRILNNETNRRARSHTPEIKPQKTNLIKSRNGDVQKPCNLRSMVTRKREEKVSIPSKNDKFPYKSFSPRKENVKNVEHNVVSFPNDIKELSKTRKNGLSGDQKTEKISNDKVKDKANKLCAINILHGKLEKNFLAINKKNVKKINHCKKKCNFSIVRDMWSNLDIAENKYKSQSKLNASMENCTFSGIWKVKKELEDSKKEKVKERTKVLPKKAERECRKEQMKELPKKMEQESRREQIKQLHKMVKREAEVSSETSENIAWRLSDSKPFIPLSQETLRQLRQVYNVEHHVNLSANLNKSEKLERMKVYDKKRKENGKFQEDEFVKKCSSAASNSLYDTSEDIPDASFVNLQDDLKTKIEILNPTSEIINSIPKNRDFSIQCLISNLTPSVIETKNESTFFANNITDNIPRLCKTDEMQKLNNVTDNVPKLSKKDGEIQDINNVTDNISKLFKKNDEVQNMNNVTNDIPKLSKKNDEIQNFLSTLMSSLSADIVSKVANRNASKLKNNLNIKKLSYGLITKNIKSSDVDANVVMDISQHVHSDFVIRPLFDQKNGKNIKSINLNNYLPLKKEFHANPYFEQLKYMQLFPDNIEIHSNSPNAKNFLRMRHIYTFLKSNRTLCRLSLYLYVYGILSLVLIFLKIGCYILNPNVLYNFF; from the exons ATGCCCCTGAAAATCGAAAGTGGCACCTACACGGTGAACCCCGTAGCGAAGAAGAACGTGTCCAAATTCCTGCTTTGGAAACATTGGCGTAGGAG TGTGCACAAGGAGCGCGGGGACGAGGATCGTCGACGAGCCAGCGGCCAAACACGTGGTGGCGGCGAGGTAGCGGGCCTGGAGGACGTCGGCGATTGCTGCGCCGCGACGCTGACGCCGTCGGTCCCAGGCGCCGCCGGCATCAGATCGAACCGCCGCACAAGGCCCCTCTCCCTTGCTGTGCAACCACTTAATTATCGCCGCCTCGACCCGGATCCGAAAATCGCCATCAACATCGTAACCAGCCACCATCCCAACATGACAAGCCAGGAGAGCATCGGCAGCTGCAGTCTGGACGTCGATCAATCCGCGTCCGACCGATCAG AGAATACCATAGATACTATATCGAAGAAGACGTTGCACAGTCTGAATTTATCTTGCAACGGTGACTCAGTTTCTTCGTCGGATAATCTGGCAAACGGTAGCAGTGAGACGCTGCAAAAGTCGCATTTAACGCCAGATGAGAAATTAAACGTCAGCAATGGTCATCGAAGCAGCCCGGAACCAGAGCAGCTGACAGTGAAGAAACCGAGTTACTTGGGCCTGGCGTGTAGCATCAGCGGTTATTCCGGGATCAATAGATACGACAGCAAACTCAGGGAAGGATTTCGATCTAGGGACAGTAGCCCTGGGACCAGGTTGATCACTCGAGACACTAGCCCAGCAAGTTTCAG ATCGAACGAATATCTCAACGTACCGGCGCATCCTCACCCGCCCAAGAGCCAATCAATCTCGCCTCTAGCTATGGACAGGCAAAACGGTTTCTCGAACGGTTTGAAGGAAGAGTGTAAAGTGGAGGCTTACAGGGAATCGAGAAACTCGATAGGTATATATCAGGGTTACTCGGAAGTCGACAAAGGCGTGTTGACGACGTTCCCTGAAATTAGCCCGGTCATATCTTCTACACCTACGAAACGCAGCCCTGGAGTTTCGCAGATGATGTCTTGTAGCCAACAACAGAACAAACATTTCTCGGTAACTTCGCCGAAGCGGGATGCCGCCAGTC TTGCGAGCGCCTCGCTTAACGAAACGAACGTATTGAACGGGTCGACGGAGGAAGTAGGTAGTCAGGTGTTAACCAACACTCCGAGCAGCGAGAAATCTTTCATCCAACAGCGGGTGGAACGGCTGTACGGGCCCGGAGCCCTCGCCCAAGGTTTTTTCTTCAAACGCAGCAATACCAGGCTGAACACTAGCGATAGCATTTCCAACAAGTCTAGTAACAACAACGATGTTTCGGTAGAGAACGCAAATACGGAGGAATCGTTGAAGAACTTGCCCGTGTTGAGACACCTGAGACCAGAGTTTCGAGCTCAACTTCCCGTGGTCAGCCCTAGAAGACCTACGGATGGCTCGGAACAAATTCTCAAACCTCTCCAAAG GGTGTCGCCAGTATCTCGAAAGGTCGAGCAGAAAGCAAAAATACCAGCTGCCACGAATTTAGATGGGAATTTAAGCGATAGCAACGCGCAGGAATTAAGTTCTAGCGTGACTAGCATCCCGGATCAACAGCCAGCTGCGCCAAAAGTAGTCTTACCTGTCTTAGAATCGAGCGCCAGCTCGACAAATGTGGCGAAACAGGTTCAGGAGGCGGAGAAAACGGTCGAGGAGAAAAATGGACATTACTTTATGAAG TTGCTGAAACAGGAGACGGACAGACTGCTCTCTTTAGCTGCGTTGGCGGAAGCGGAATTGTCCAGTAGCGGCGATAGCGTCCCGCTTCCGGAAGAGGCAGCCGGGAAATTGCGCTCAGCTGCTGGCAAAGCCAGACTACTCGCCTCCCAAAAGATGCAACAGTTCGAGGGGCTATGCcagaaaaatatc AACCAGGTGCCCGGTGAGGAATTCCCGACGACGAACGAAGATCTGGCCGGTTTCTGGGACATGGTGATGTTACAGGTGGTCCAAGTAAACGAACTATTCGATCAGATAGAAAAATTGCGCAGTTCTCAGTGGCAAGAGGTACGTTCAGTTTCTGTTCATCCTCAGACAATCGATTCTTTGAAGCCTCTtgagaacaatttttattcccaCGAGAATTCCGTGAATAATAACGTAAAGCCAGCTGAACTACCTATCCGTAAATACTGCTCCCAATCCGTTACCGCTAAACGCGTACGATTCGATGATAAGATATTCGTCAGGGAGGAGAAACCGAATTACGTTAAAAAAGATTCCTCTGTATCTCAAATACAATTCCCGCTCGAGGCACGTTTATGCGACGACGTGTTCCAAGGTTTAAACTTTCCCCAAAATTTAGAGAAGCATGGGGATTATTGTGAAGATTACGATCTAGATTATGAGAGCGATCCGTTCCTTTGTGAAAGTTTAAATGAGATAAAGTCGGTAGAGAATGACAGCATTCCCCTTAACCCGTGCACTTCCTACGTGATCAATTATGTGAAATCGTTACAGCCTGACGTAAATTCCTTTTATTTCGAGAACGTTGCACCgtcttatgataaatataatttgtattccgACGAGGATTTTCTTGAGAAAGACTTTTCAAGGAAATTCGaagtgatttataaaaaacagaatGATGAGCTTAACCAGAAGAAggataaagattattattgcgACAAGGGGCAGAACGATTCGTTTACAAAAAATAGGCAAAGTGACGtgcaagagaaaaaaagtagcACGCACAGCGATGGAAAGTGTATTTcgcaatttcataaaaaaagtatagccgaagagaaaaaattggaaaacgtTCGACCGAAAGCTAAATCCTGTAGCCCCGTAGGGAGGATACTCAACAACGAGACTAATCGAAGAGCAAGATCGCATACTCCAGAAATCAAGCCCCaaaaaacgaatttaattaagtcACGTAATGGCGACGTGCAAAAGCCTTGTAATTTAAGATCTATGGTTACGCGGAAACGGGAAGAGAAAGTTTCGATTCCATCGAAAAATGACAAGTTTCCTTATAAAAGTTTCTCTCCGCgtaaagaaaatgttaaaaatgttgAGCATAATGTCGTATCGTTTCCGAACGATATTAAAGAATTGTCAAAAACGAGAAAGAACGGTTTATCGGGCGATCAGAAAACCGAAAAGATTAGCAACGATAAAGTTAAAGATAAGGCGAATAAATTATGCGCGATAAACATATTGCAtgggaaattagaaaaaaattttcttgcgataaataagaaaaacgtgaaaaaaattaatcattgtaAGAAGAAgtgtaatttttctatcgtgcGCGATATGTGGTCGAATCTCGACATTGCGGAGAATAAGTACAAATCGCAAAGCAAGCTCAACGCAAGCATGGAAAATTGTACTTTTTCCGGAATTTGGAAGGTAAAGAAAGAACTGGAAGAttctaagaaagaaaaagtaaaagagaGGACAAAGGTGTTGCCTAAGAAGGCCGAGCGAGAGTGTAGAAAAGAGCAGATGAAAGAATTGCCTAAAAAGATGGAACAAGAGTCTAGGAGAGagcaaataaaacaattgcaTAAAATGGTGAAACGAGAGGCGGAGGTCTCGTCCGAGACATCCGAGAACATTGCGTGGAGATTAAGCGACTCGAAACCTTTCATTCCATTATCCCAGGAAACTCTGCGCCAGTTAAGGCAAGTGTACAATGTCGAGCATCACGTGAATTTATCtgcaaatttaaacaaatcggaaaaattggaaagaatgAAGGTTTACgataagaagagaaaagaaaatggcaAGTTCCAAGAGGacgaatttgttaaaaaatgtagTTCGGCCGCGAGTAATTCTTTGTACGATACGTCAGAGGATATTCCAGATGCTAGCTTTGTAAATTTACAAGATGATTTGAAaacgaaaatcgaaattttaaatcctacatccgaaattataaattctataccTAAAAATCGCGATTTTTCCATTCAATGTCTGATTTCTAATTTGACGCCCAGCGTGATAGAAACCAAAAATGAATCGACTTTCTTCGCAAATAATATCACGGATAATATCCCGAGATTGTGCAAAACAGATGAGATgcagaaattaaataacgtCACCGACAATGTCCCAAAATTGTCTAAGAAGGATGGCGAGATACAGGATATAAACAATGTGACggataatatatcaaaattgttCAAGAAGAACGACGAGGTACAGAATATGAATAATGTCACAAACGATATACCGAAATTGTCGAAGAAGAACGATGAGATACAAAACTTTTTGTCCACTTTAATGTCTTCGTTAAGTGCTGATATTGTGTCCAAAGTCGCGAATCGTAATGCCtctaagttaaaaaataatttaaacattaaaaaattaagttacggtttaattactaaaaatataaaatcgtcGGATGTTGATGCTAATGTAGTCATGGATATTTCGCAACATGTTCATTCGGATTTCGTTATTCGTCCCTTATTCGATcaaaaaaatggcaaaaatattaaatccattaatttaaataattatctaccgttgaaaaaagaatttcacgcGAATCCTTATTTCgaacaattgaaatatatgcAATTGTTTCCGGACAATATCGAAATTCATTCGAATTCGCCTAATGCTAAGAATTTCCTCAGAATGAGGCACATATACACGTTTCTCAAGTCGAATCGAACTCTTTGTAGATTATCgttgtatttatatgtatacggTATTCTGAGTCttgttcttatatttttaaaaatcggcTGTTACATCCTGAATCCCaacgttttatataattttttctaa
- the LOC107998799 gene encoding uncharacterized protein LOC107998799 isoform X8, translating into MGRDNKLVHRSGYKCKNRKTIILTPQTQNTIDTISKKTLHSLNLSCNGDSVSSSDNLANGSSETLQKSHLTPDEKLNVSNGHRSSPEPEQLTVKKPSYLGLACSISGYSGINRYDSKLREGFRSRDSSPGTRLITRDTSPASFRSNEYLNVPAHPHPPKSQSISPLAMDRQNGFSNGLKEECKVEAYRESRNSIGIYQGYSEVDKGVLTTFPEISPVISSTPTKRSPGVSQMMSCSQQQNKHFSVTSPKRDAASLASASLNETNVLNGSTEEVGSQVLTNTPSSEKSFIQQRVERLYGPGALAQGFFFKRSNTRLNTSDSISNKSSNNNDVSVENANTEESLKNLPVLRHLRPEFRAQLPVVSPRRPTDGSEQILKPLQRVSPVSRKVEQKAKIPAATNLDGNLSDSNAQELSSSVTSIPDQQPAAPKVVLPVLESSASSTNVAKQVQEAEKTVEEKNGHYFMKLLKQETDRLLSLAALAEAELSSSGDSVPLPEEAAGKLRSAAGKARLLASQKMQQFEGLCQKNINQVPGEEFPTTNEDLAGFWDMVMLQVVQVNELFDQIEKLRSSQWQEVRSVSVHPQTIDSLKPLENNFYSHENSVNNNVKPAELPIRKYCSQSVTAKRVRFDDKIFVREEKPNYVKKDSSVSQIQFPLEARLCDDVFQGLNFPQNLEKHGDYCEDYDLDYESDPFLCESLNEIKSVENDSIPLNPCTSYVINYVKSLQPDVNSFYFENVAPSYDKYNLYSDEDFLEKDFSRKFEVIYKKQNDELNQKKDKDYYCDKGQNDSFTKNRQSDVQEKKSSTHSDGKCISQFHKKSIAEEKKLENVRPKAKSCSPVGRILNNETNRRARSHTPEIKPQKTNLIKSRNGDVQKPCNLRSMVTRKREEKVSIPSKNDKFPYKSFSPRKENVKNVEHNVVSFPNDIKELSKTRKNGLSGDQKTEKISNDKVKDKANKLCAINILHGKLEKNFLAINKKNVKKINHCKKKCNFSIVRDMWSNLDIAENKYKSQSKLNASMENCTFSGIWKVKKELEDSKKEKVKERTKVLPKKAERECRKEQMKELPKKMEQESRREQIKQLHKMVKREAEVSSETSENIAWRLSDSKPFIPLSQETLRQLRQVYNVEHHVNLSANLNKSEKLERMKVYDKKRKENGKFQEDEFVKKCSSAASNSLYDTSEDIPDASFVNLQDDLKTKIEILNPTSEIINSIPKNRDFSIQCLISNLTPSVIETKNESTFFANNITDNIPRLCKTDEMQKLNNVTDNVPKLSKKDGEIQDINNVTDNISKLFKKNDEVQNMNNVTNDIPKLSKKNDEIQNFLSTLMSSLSADIVSKVANRNASKLKNNLNIKKLSYGLITKNIKSSDVDANVVMDISQHVHSDFVIRPLFDQKNGKNIKSINLNNYLPLKKEFHANPYFEQLKYMQLFPDNIEIHSNSPNAKNFLRMRHIYTFLKSNRTLCRLSLYLYVYGILSLVLIFLKIGCYILNPNVLYNFF; encoded by the exons AGAATACCATAGATACTATATCGAAGAAGACGTTGCACAGTCTGAATTTATCTTGCAACGGTGACTCAGTTTCTTCGTCGGATAATCTGGCAAACGGTAGCAGTGAGACGCTGCAAAAGTCGCATTTAACGCCAGATGAGAAATTAAACGTCAGCAATGGTCATCGAAGCAGCCCGGAACCAGAGCAGCTGACAGTGAAGAAACCGAGTTACTTGGGCCTGGCGTGTAGCATCAGCGGTTATTCCGGGATCAATAGATACGACAGCAAACTCAGGGAAGGATTTCGATCTAGGGACAGTAGCCCTGGGACCAGGTTGATCACTCGAGACACTAGCCCAGCAAGTTTCAG ATCGAACGAATATCTCAACGTACCGGCGCATCCTCACCCGCCCAAGAGCCAATCAATCTCGCCTCTAGCTATGGACAGGCAAAACGGTTTCTCGAACGGTTTGAAGGAAGAGTGTAAAGTGGAGGCTTACAGGGAATCGAGAAACTCGATAGGTATATATCAGGGTTACTCGGAAGTCGACAAAGGCGTGTTGACGACGTTCCCTGAAATTAGCCCGGTCATATCTTCTACACCTACGAAACGCAGCCCTGGAGTTTCGCAGATGATGTCTTGTAGCCAACAACAGAACAAACATTTCTCGGTAACTTCGCCGAAGCGGGATGCCGCCAGTC TTGCGAGCGCCTCGCTTAACGAAACGAACGTATTGAACGGGTCGACGGAGGAAGTAGGTAGTCAGGTGTTAACCAACACTCCGAGCAGCGAGAAATCTTTCATCCAACAGCGGGTGGAACGGCTGTACGGGCCCGGAGCCCTCGCCCAAGGTTTTTTCTTCAAACGCAGCAATACCAGGCTGAACACTAGCGATAGCATTTCCAACAAGTCTAGTAACAACAACGATGTTTCGGTAGAGAACGCAAATACGGAGGAATCGTTGAAGAACTTGCCCGTGTTGAGACACCTGAGACCAGAGTTTCGAGCTCAACTTCCCGTGGTCAGCCCTAGAAGACCTACGGATGGCTCGGAACAAATTCTCAAACCTCTCCAAAG GGTGTCGCCAGTATCTCGAAAGGTCGAGCAGAAAGCAAAAATACCAGCTGCCACGAATTTAGATGGGAATTTAAGCGATAGCAACGCGCAGGAATTAAGTTCTAGCGTGACTAGCATCCCGGATCAACAGCCAGCTGCGCCAAAAGTAGTCTTACCTGTCTTAGAATCGAGCGCCAGCTCGACAAATGTGGCGAAACAGGTTCAGGAGGCGGAGAAAACGGTCGAGGAGAAAAATGGACATTACTTTATGAAG TTGCTGAAACAGGAGACGGACAGACTGCTCTCTTTAGCTGCGTTGGCGGAAGCGGAATTGTCCAGTAGCGGCGATAGCGTCCCGCTTCCGGAAGAGGCAGCCGGGAAATTGCGCTCAGCTGCTGGCAAAGCCAGACTACTCGCCTCCCAAAAGATGCAACAGTTCGAGGGGCTATGCcagaaaaatatc AACCAGGTGCCCGGTGAGGAATTCCCGACGACGAACGAAGATCTGGCCGGTTTCTGGGACATGGTGATGTTACAGGTGGTCCAAGTAAACGAACTATTCGATCAGATAGAAAAATTGCGCAGTTCTCAGTGGCAAGAGGTACGTTCAGTTTCTGTTCATCCTCAGACAATCGATTCTTTGAAGCCTCTtgagaacaatttttattcccaCGAGAATTCCGTGAATAATAACGTAAAGCCAGCTGAACTACCTATCCGTAAATACTGCTCCCAATCCGTTACCGCTAAACGCGTACGATTCGATGATAAGATATTCGTCAGGGAGGAGAAACCGAATTACGTTAAAAAAGATTCCTCTGTATCTCAAATACAATTCCCGCTCGAGGCACGTTTATGCGACGACGTGTTCCAAGGTTTAAACTTTCCCCAAAATTTAGAGAAGCATGGGGATTATTGTGAAGATTACGATCTAGATTATGAGAGCGATCCGTTCCTTTGTGAAAGTTTAAATGAGATAAAGTCGGTAGAGAATGACAGCATTCCCCTTAACCCGTGCACTTCCTACGTGATCAATTATGTGAAATCGTTACAGCCTGACGTAAATTCCTTTTATTTCGAGAACGTTGCACCgtcttatgataaatataatttgtattccgACGAGGATTTTCTTGAGAAAGACTTTTCAAGGAAATTCGaagtgatttataaaaaacagaatGATGAGCTTAACCAGAAGAAggataaagattattattgcgACAAGGGGCAGAACGATTCGTTTACAAAAAATAGGCAAAGTGACGtgcaagagaaaaaaagtagcACGCACAGCGATGGAAAGTGTATTTcgcaatttcataaaaaaagtatagccgaagagaaaaaattggaaaacgtTCGACCGAAAGCTAAATCCTGTAGCCCCGTAGGGAGGATACTCAACAACGAGACTAATCGAAGAGCAAGATCGCATACTCCAGAAATCAAGCCCCaaaaaacgaatttaattaagtcACGTAATGGCGACGTGCAAAAGCCTTGTAATTTAAGATCTATGGTTACGCGGAAACGGGAAGAGAAAGTTTCGATTCCATCGAAAAATGACAAGTTTCCTTATAAAAGTTTCTCTCCGCgtaaagaaaatgttaaaaatgttgAGCATAATGTCGTATCGTTTCCGAACGATATTAAAGAATTGTCAAAAACGAGAAAGAACGGTTTATCGGGCGATCAGAAAACCGAAAAGATTAGCAACGATAAAGTTAAAGATAAGGCGAATAAATTATGCGCGATAAACATATTGCAtgggaaattagaaaaaaattttcttgcgataaataagaaaaacgtgaaaaaaattaatcattgtaAGAAGAAgtgtaatttttctatcgtgcGCGATATGTGGTCGAATCTCGACATTGCGGAGAATAAGTACAAATCGCAAAGCAAGCTCAACGCAAGCATGGAAAATTGTACTTTTTCCGGAATTTGGAAGGTAAAGAAAGAACTGGAAGAttctaagaaagaaaaagtaaaagagaGGACAAAGGTGTTGCCTAAGAAGGCCGAGCGAGAGTGTAGAAAAGAGCAGATGAAAGAATTGCCTAAAAAGATGGAACAAGAGTCTAGGAGAGagcaaataaaacaattgcaTAAAATGGTGAAACGAGAGGCGGAGGTCTCGTCCGAGACATCCGAGAACATTGCGTGGAGATTAAGCGACTCGAAACCTTTCATTCCATTATCCCAGGAAACTCTGCGCCAGTTAAGGCAAGTGTACAATGTCGAGCATCACGTGAATTTATCtgcaaatttaaacaaatcggaaaaattggaaagaatgAAGGTTTACgataagaagagaaaagaaaatggcaAGTTCCAAGAGGacgaatttgttaaaaaatgtagTTCGGCCGCGAGTAATTCTTTGTACGATACGTCAGAGGATATTCCAGATGCTAGCTTTGTAAATTTACAAGATGATTTGAAaacgaaaatcgaaattttaaatcctacatccgaaattataaattctataccTAAAAATCGCGATTTTTCCATTCAATGTCTGATTTCTAATTTGACGCCCAGCGTGATAGAAACCAAAAATGAATCGACTTTCTTCGCAAATAATATCACGGATAATATCCCGAGATTGTGCAAAACAGATGAGATgcagaaattaaataacgtCACCGACAATGTCCCAAAATTGTCTAAGAAGGATGGCGAGATACAGGATATAAACAATGTGACggataatatatcaaaattgttCAAGAAGAACGACGAGGTACAGAATATGAATAATGTCACAAACGATATACCGAAATTGTCGAAGAAGAACGATGAGATACAAAACTTTTTGTCCACTTTAATGTCTTCGTTAAGTGCTGATATTGTGTCCAAAGTCGCGAATCGTAATGCCtctaagttaaaaaataatttaaacattaaaaaattaagttacggtttaattactaaaaatataaaatcgtcGGATGTTGATGCTAATGTAGTCATGGATATTTCGCAACATGTTCATTCGGATTTCGTTATTCGTCCCTTATTCGATcaaaaaaatggcaaaaatattaaatccattaatttaaataattatctaccgttgaaaaaagaatttcacgcGAATCCTTATTTCgaacaattgaaatatatgcAATTGTTTCCGGACAATATCGAAATTCATTCGAATTCGCCTAATGCTAAGAATTTCCTCAGAATGAGGCACATATACACGTTTCTCAAGTCGAATCGAACTCTTTGTAGATTATCgttgtatttatatgtatacggTATTCTGAGTCttgttcttatatttttaaaaatcggcTGTTACATCCTGAATCCCaacgttttatataattttttctaa